A genomic segment from Kyrpidia tusciae DSM 2912 encodes:
- the purU gene encoding formyltetrahydrofolate deformylase, which produces MADRARILLSCPDRPGVVAAVSQYLYSMNANIVRMDQYSTDPDGGRLFMRVEFDLPRLSDRRRELEEGFARTARPLDMQGEIRYARERKRIAIFVSKMDHCLRELLWQWQAGDLSGDPVVIISNHPDLKDIAATFSLPFYHVPVTRETKPEAEHRQLEILQNYQVDLVVLARYMQILSTEFVSAYPNRIINIHHSFLPAFVGANPYERAYERGVKLIGATAHYVTANLDEGPIIEQDVQRVNHRDSVEDLKRIGRHIERVVLARAVAWHLEDRILTYKNKTVVFV; this is translated from the coding sequence TTGGCAGATCGGGCGAGAATCCTTTTGTCCTGTCCCGATCGCCCGGGCGTGGTGGCGGCGGTTTCTCAGTATCTGTACAGCATGAATGCCAACATCGTTCGCATGGACCAGTATTCCACCGATCCGGACGGCGGCCGCCTGTTCATGCGCGTGGAATTCGACCTGCCCCGCCTGTCCGACCGCCGCCGGGAACTGGAGGAAGGATTCGCCCGGACGGCCCGGCCCCTGGACATGCAGGGGGAGATCCGTTACGCCCGGGAAAGAAAGCGAATCGCGATTTTTGTCTCCAAGATGGACCATTGCCTCCGGGAACTCCTCTGGCAATGGCAGGCCGGGGATCTATCCGGAGACCCGGTGGTGATCATCAGCAACCATCCGGACCTCAAGGACATCGCCGCCACCTTCAGTCTGCCCTTTTATCACGTGCCGGTCACCCGAGAGACCAAACCCGAGGCGGAACACCGCCAACTGGAAATCCTACAGAACTACCAGGTGGATCTCGTCGTTCTCGCCCGGTACATGCAGATTCTTTCCACGGAGTTCGTGTCAGCATATCCCAATCGGATTATCAACATCCATCACTCGTTCTTACCCGCCTTTGTCGGGGCCAATCCGTACGAGCGGGCTTATGAACGGGGAGTCAAACTGATCGGTGCCACGGCCCACTATGTCACGGCCAATCTTGACGAGGGCCCGATCATCGAACAGGATGTGCAGCGGGTGAATCACCGGGACAGCGTCGAAGATCTCAAACGGATCGGGCGGCACATCGAGCGGGTCGTCCTGGCCCGGGCCGTGGCGTGGCACCTGGAGGACCGGATTC
- the asnB gene encoding asparagine synthase (glutamine-hydrolyzing) — protein MCGIAGWIDWNVEMTEQRPVLKAMADVQYWRGPDAEGIWMSRRAGLAHRRLSIIDPEGGAQPMIRRHGERTLVIVYNGELYNMAELQRELEGLGYTFATRCDTEVVLVAYAHWGPACVERFNGIYAIGIWDEQSQELFLARDRLGVKPLFYAPLASGLVFASELKGLLAHPAVRPEVDSEGLAEIFAMGPGRTPGHGVFRNTCEVKPGWALLFDRRGLHHRQYWKLESRPHEDDLETTIATVRDLLEDTVGRQLMSDVPVCTLLSGGLDSSAITAFAARAFRRQGRPPLRTFSIDYVDNDVYFQPNAFQPAADGPWAERVADFLQVDRRIVTLTPAAVADALREAVRARDLPGMTDIDSSLLLFCREIKKEATVALSGECADEVFGGYPWFHRKEALEADVFPWSLKMRERISVLHPDFVDHVQPEQYVRRRYREVLDAVPRLTGENPQDARIREMFYLNLFHWMPVLLDRKDRMSMAVGLEVRVPFCDHRLVEYMWNVPWSIKMAAGREKGLLRLAMKGLLPDDALWRKKSPFPKTHHPDFARACRSALQEVLVDSSSPLLPLIDVKSIHQWLQAEGEFDIPWFGQLMRLPQLFAYLVQVDQWLREYRVQIL, from the coding sequence ATGTGCGGGATTGCCGGTTGGATCGATTGGAATGTGGAAATGACCGAACAGCGGCCGGTGCTGAAAGCCATGGCCGACGTTCAATATTGGCGGGGCCCGGACGCCGAAGGCATCTGGATGTCCCGCCGGGCCGGATTGGCGCACCGGAGGCTGTCGATCATCGACCCGGAGGGCGGGGCGCAGCCCATGATCCGGCGCCACGGAGAACGAACCTTGGTCATCGTGTACAACGGGGAGTTGTACAACATGGCCGAACTTCAGCGCGAACTCGAAGGACTGGGCTACACCTTCGCCACGCGGTGCGATACCGAGGTGGTTCTCGTCGCCTACGCTCACTGGGGCCCGGCTTGCGTCGAGCGGTTCAACGGAATCTATGCCATCGGAATTTGGGATGAACAGTCACAAGAATTGTTCCTGGCCCGGGACCGGCTCGGCGTCAAACCGCTGTTTTACGCTCCTCTTGCAAGCGGCCTGGTGTTTGCATCAGAACTGAAAGGCCTTCTCGCCCACCCGGCCGTGCGCCCGGAGGTGGATAGTGAGGGGCTGGCGGAAATTTTTGCCATGGGACCCGGACGTACTCCGGGCCACGGCGTGTTCCGCAACACCTGTGAAGTCAAGCCCGGGTGGGCCTTGCTCTTTGACCGAAGGGGCCTCCACCACCGCCAGTATTGGAAACTGGAAAGCCGTCCTCACGAAGACGACCTGGAAACTACGATTGCTACTGTCCGGGATCTCCTCGAAGACACCGTCGGGCGGCAGCTCATGTCCGACGTGCCGGTGTGCACTCTTCTGTCCGGCGGTCTGGACTCCAGCGCCATCACCGCTTTTGCCGCCCGGGCCTTTCGCCGCCAAGGCCGCCCGCCTCTGAGAACTTTTTCTATTGATTATGTGGATAACGACGTGTATTTCCAACCCAACGCCTTCCAACCCGCCGCCGACGGACCTTGGGCGGAACGAGTGGCAGATTTTCTGCAGGTTGATCGCAGGATCGTCACCCTCACACCCGCCGCCGTGGCCGACGCCCTGCGGGAGGCCGTGCGGGCGAGGGATCTGCCGGGTATGACCGACATCGACTCGTCGTTGCTCCTCTTTTGCCGCGAGATCAAAAAAGAGGCCACTGTGGCTCTGTCCGGCGAATGCGCCGATGAGGTGTTCGGCGGGTATCCGTGGTTTCATCGAAAAGAAGCCCTTGAAGCGGATGTGTTTCCCTGGTCATTGAAAATGCGGGAAAGAATCTCGGTGCTCCACCCGGACTTCGTGGATCATGTGCAACCTGAGCAGTACGTGCGCCGGCGGTACCGCGAAGTCCTGGATGCGGTGCCCAGGCTGACGGGAGAGAATCCCCAGGATGCCCGGATTCGGGAAATGTTCTACTTGAATCTCTTTCACTGGATGCCCGTCCTTCTCGATCGCAAAGACCGGATGAGTATGGCGGTGGGCCTGGAAGTCCGGGTGCCCTTTTGCGATCACCGCTTGGTCGAGTATATGTGGAATGTGCCTTGGTCGATAAAAATGGCCGCCGGACGGGAAAAGGGATTGTTGCGCTTGGCCATGAAGGGACTCCTGCCTGACGATGCGCTCTGGCGGAAAAAAAGTCCGTTCCCCAAGACCCATCATCCCGACTTCGCCCGGGCCTGCCGAAGCGCCCTTCAAGAGGTGCTGGTCGATTCCTCGTCCCCGCTTCTCCCTCTCATTGATGTGAAATCGATTCATCAATGGCTCCAGGCCGAAGGGGAATTCGACATCCCTTGGTTCGGGCAACTGATGCGCCTCCCTCAGCTCTTCGCCTACCTGGTCCAGGTGGACCAGTGGCTTCGAGAATACCGCGTCCAGATCCTGTAA
- a CDS encoding VIT1/CCC1 transporter family protein produces MEQSAQKTAHVEKHFTAPDVIRDIVIGMADGLTVPFALAAGLSGAVSVTTLIVTAGVAEIAAGAIAMGLGGYLAARTDREHYFAELERERTEVVELPDREKQEVRDILTQWGLTQQEAEPVIRALSRDPRRWVDFMMKFELGLEEPEPKRARNSSITIGLSYIAGGIIPLAPYMLMANPVTALIISVVVTLIALFIFGFVKGKFTGVKPWKSAWQTTVVGGLAAGVAFLVAKFIA; encoded by the coding sequence ATGGAGCAATCGGCCCAAAAAACTGCGCATGTAGAAAAACATTTTACCGCTCCGGACGTCATTCGGGATATCGTCATCGGCATGGCGGACGGGCTCACAGTGCCCTTTGCCCTGGCGGCCGGCTTGTCGGGAGCGGTGTCTGTCACCACGTTGATCGTGACTGCGGGGGTGGCAGAAATCGCCGCCGGAGCCATCGCCATGGGGTTGGGGGGCTACCTGGCGGCCCGAACGGACCGGGAACATTATTTTGCCGAATTGGAGCGAGAACGCACGGAAGTCGTGGAGCTGCCCGACCGGGAAAAGCAAGAAGTCCGGGACATTCTCACTCAGTGGGGGCTGACTCAGCAAGAAGCGGAGCCGGTGATCCGCGCCCTGAGCCGGGACCCCCGCCGGTGGGTCGACTTTATGATGAAGTTCGAATTGGGTCTCGAAGAACCCGAGCCCAAACGGGCCCGAAACAGTTCCATCACCATCGGCCTCTCGTACATCGCCGGCGGCATCATCCCCCTGGCGCCTTACATGCTGATGGCCAATCCCGTGACTGCCCTGATAATCTCGGTGGTCGTCACGCTCATCGCTCTCTTTATCTTCGGCTTTGTCAAGGGTAAATTCACCGGTGTAAAGCCCTGGAAAAGCGCTTGGCAAACCACGGTGGTGGGCGGTCTCGCCGCCGGCGTGGCCTTTCTCGTTGCGAAGTTCATCGCCTGA
- a CDS encoding sigma-70 family RNA polymerase sigma factor gives MDEEERREQLVRWMREYGEAVLHLAYFYVRDRHMAEDVFQDTFLRVYSEMDKLRDEGAAKTWILRITANLCRDRFRSWVYKRVLLPGDENLPQEMTASAEQEAVASLERRRLLDFVFRLPLMDREVLIYHYYCELKTNEIAQVLRIDPGAVRVRLHRARRRLKDMLREEGSADERRSHAEAGTDG, from the coding sequence GTGGACGAGGAAGAACGCCGGGAACAATTGGTCCGATGGATGCGGGAATACGGGGAGGCGGTGTTGCACCTGGCGTATTTTTACGTCCGAGACCGGCATATGGCGGAGGATGTGTTTCAAGACACGTTTCTGCGCGTGTATTCAGAGATGGATAAACTGCGAGATGAAGGGGCGGCCAAAACTTGGATCCTGCGGATCACAGCAAATCTGTGCCGTGACCGGTTTCGGTCCTGGGTGTACAAGAGGGTCCTTTTGCCCGGTGACGAAAATCTGCCCCAGGAGATGACCGCCTCTGCCGAGCAGGAGGCGGTGGCGTCTTTGGAGCGCCGCAGGCTGTTGGACTTTGTGTTCCGTCTTCCCCTCATGGATCGCGAGGTGTTGATCTACCATTACTACTGCGAACTCAAAACGAACGAGATTGCCCAGGTTCTCCGCATCGATCCCGGTGCAGTGCGGGTGAGGTTGCACCGGGCCCGGCGGCGGTTGAAAGACATGTTGCGCGAGGAGGGATCGGCGGATGAACGACGATCTCACGCGGAAGCTGGAACAGATGGCTGA
- a CDS encoding sigma-54-dependent Fis family transcriptional regulator produces MKVGDCYTPGAAILAPGDTLADVMRAFLRNRLDIACVLNDRGHLNGIVSKYALYRALLAGAGLDSPVGPLVRRDVVVLRMEDSLESAKDTLLHSGVGHGVVVDREGQVCGVMGKSDIIRGFLLDAEMRARQVTVLLDHLQEAVVFIDREQRVQAMNRAAEALFHVDKDVVSGTPVAKWLPELAGVVADAVERSLSLPAGRLEIGDTVTLTSVSPIGGNQGAVGAMAVIRDITTLEAIAEELETTKNLQHTLQHAVALSYDGIAVVDPEGRITVANDALAEILDADRESLVGQPWRKAVPDVSLQRVLEGREVEGQVYTLRGKPCLITQEPIERSGKCVGAIIKVIWRRLDEWRDLFRRLEQLEREVHYYRGEWQRSHRSSSAFDAIVGRDTAMEALKREAHLAASTTSTVLITGESGTGKELFARAIHQESGRPGAFVAVNCAAVPAELLESEFFGYVEGAFTGARRGGKPGKFELADRGTLFLDEIGDMPFALQSKLLRFLQEQVFERVGDVRPRQVDVRIIAATHRDLEEMVRNGLFREDLYYRIHVVHLKIPPLRDRLGDLPLLCQALIQKLNAKLKRQVKGVSPEALERLRAYSWPGNVRQLENVLERAMNLGVSDMIDVADLPKEMRGVNSQTSRSPESAGAEGPRTRGRSREAWEKEWVLGALEEAGGNRTRAAQILGISRSTLYHKLRKYRIEEEVRFRLGAT; encoded by the coding sequence GTGAAGGTCGGCGATTGTTATACACCGGGTGCGGCAATTTTGGCCCCGGGTGACACCTTGGCGGACGTGATGAGAGCGTTTTTGCGTAACCGCCTGGATATCGCCTGTGTCCTGAACGATCGCGGCCATCTGAACGGCATTGTCAGCAAGTACGCCCTTTATCGCGCTTTACTGGCCGGCGCGGGTTTGGATTCACCGGTCGGGCCCTTGGTGCGTCGGGACGTGGTGGTCCTGCGCATGGAGGACTCCCTTGAGTCGGCCAAGGACACCCTTCTTCACAGTGGGGTGGGTCACGGCGTGGTGGTGGACCGGGAGGGGCAGGTCTGTGGGGTGATGGGCAAATCGGACATTATCCGCGGCTTTTTGCTTGACGCGGAGATGCGCGCCCGGCAAGTGACAGTTCTGCTGGATCACCTGCAGGAAGCGGTGGTCTTCATCGACCGGGAACAGCGGGTTCAGGCGATGAACCGGGCGGCGGAAGCCCTTTTTCACGTGGATAAAGATGTGGTCTCCGGCACCCCGGTGGCCAAATGGTTGCCCGAGTTGGCTGGGGTGGTGGCGGATGCAGTGGAACGCTCGCTTTCCCTTCCGGCCGGACGGTTGGAAATTGGCGATACGGTGACCTTGACGTCGGTGTCCCCCATCGGGGGGAACCAGGGTGCGGTGGGCGCGATGGCGGTGATTCGAGATATCACCACGTTGGAGGCCATTGCTGAGGAATTGGAAACGACAAAAAATCTTCAGCACACCCTGCAGCACGCCGTGGCCTTGTCCTATGATGGGATTGCCGTGGTGGACCCGGAGGGCCGGATTACCGTGGCCAACGACGCCCTGGCCGAGATCCTCGACGCCGACCGGGAGAGTTTGGTGGGTCAGCCGTGGAGGAAGGCGGTTCCCGATGTCTCCCTTCAACGAGTCCTGGAAGGGCGGGAAGTGGAAGGGCAGGTGTACACGCTCCGGGGCAAGCCGTGTTTGATCACCCAAGAACCCATCGAACGCTCGGGAAAATGCGTCGGGGCGATCATCAAGGTGATCTGGCGCCGCCTGGACGAATGGCGGGATCTTTTCCGCCGGCTCGAACAGTTGGAGCGGGAGGTCCATTACTACCGAGGTGAGTGGCAGCGGTCCCATCGATCCTCTTCGGCTTTTGACGCCATTGTCGGCCGGGACACGGCTATGGAAGCGCTCAAACGCGAGGCCCATCTCGCGGCCAGCACCACTTCCACCGTGCTGATCACCGGGGAGAGCGGAACCGGGAAAGAACTTTTTGCCCGGGCGATCCACCAAGAGTCCGGACGTCCCGGGGCTTTTGTGGCTGTCAATTGCGCCGCGGTGCCGGCGGAACTCTTGGAGTCGGAATTCTTCGGTTATGTGGAAGGCGCATTCACCGGGGCGCGCCGGGGCGGAAAACCGGGAAAGTTTGAATTGGCCGACCGCGGCACCCTGTTCTTGGACGAGATCGGGGACATGCCCTTCGCCCTGCAGAGCAAGTTGCTGCGTTTCTTGCAGGAGCAGGTGTTTGAGCGGGTGGGGGATGTCCGCCCTCGACAGGTGGACGTCCGGATCATCGCCGCAACCCATCGGGATCTGGAAGAGATGGTACGAAACGGGTTGTTCCGGGAGGACTTGTACTATCGCATTCATGTCGTTCATTTGAAGATTCCGCCGCTTCGAGACCGGCTGGGGGATCTGCCGCTTTTATGTCAGGCCCTGATTCAAAAATTGAATGCCAAGCTCAAACGGCAAGTGAAGGGCGTGTCCCCGGAGGCTTTGGAGCGGCTCAGGGCCTACTCCTGGCCGGGGAATGTCCGGCAGTTGGAAAATGTCCTGGAGCGGGCGATGAACCTCGGGGTGTCGGATATGATCGACGTGGCAGATCTCCCCAAAGAGATGCGGGGCGTAAATTCGCAAACTTCCCGTAGTCCGGAATCGGCCGGGGCCGAAGGGCCCAGAACCCGGGGCCGCAGTCGCGAAGCGTGGGAGAAGGAGTGGGTGCTGGGCGCCCTGGAAGAAGCGGGCGGAAATCGCACCCGGGCCGCTCAAATCCTCGGAATCAGCCGGTCGACCTTGTATCATAAACTGCGAAAATACAGGATTGAAGAGGAAGTTCGTTTTCGCCTTGGCGCAACATGA
- a CDS encoding DUF4872 domain-containing protein, giving the protein MEIERRGAGGGAFRVMYARFLSEAQSRFGVEELRELAALRRMERIADGWRGLGKESRPISEGQQPELAAAAVLARELLDQERRFFQDLYCRFVPGL; this is encoded by the coding sequence ATGGAGATCGAGCGCCGGGGCGCCGGGGGCGGTGCCTTCCGGGTGATGTACGCGCGGTTTCTCTCCGAGGCCCAGTCGCGCTTCGGTGTGGAGGAACTTCGGGAGCTTGCGGCGTTACGGCGAATGGAGCGCATCGCCGACGGATGGCGGGGGTTGGGCAAGGAGTCGCGGCCGATCAGCGAAGGTCAACAGCCGGAGCTCGCCGCTGCGGCGGTCTTGGCCCGGGAGCTGTTGGATCAGGAGCGCCGGTTTTTTCAGGATCTGTATTGCCGCTTTGTCCCGGGACTGTGA
- a CDS encoding acetyl-CoA carboxylase biotin carboxylase subunit, whose translation MRDRRRRLGTVTFRKILVANRGEIARRIFRTCRTMGIQTVAVYSEADKGAVHVREADEAVQIGPPPAAQSYLNMDAVIRAAKETGAEAVHPGYGFLSENGDFAERCEREGLVFIGPSPEVIRAMGSKIEARRRMQAAGVPVVPGTERPVDTLEEAMEAAEGIGYPLMVKASAGGGGIGMSRVETPEELKKTFESTRARAVNFFGDGALFLEKWVEGPRHIEVQVAVDAHGNAVHLFERECSVQRRHQKVVEESPSPFLNDAMRERLTAAALRGATAIGYRNLGTMEFLFDAKGNFYFLEMNTRLQVEHPVTELITGLDLVEWQIRIAAGERLPVLETPARRGAAVECRVYAEDPVRFLPSPGTVTALAWPEAVRVDTGVEKGSAVTPFYDPMIAKIIAHGSTREEALARMERALSETRIEGIKTNLPFLLEVMRNTEFRRGSYDTGLVQKMQNGKA comes from the coding sequence ATGCGCGATCGAAGGAGGAGGCTTGGCACTGTGACCTTTCGTAAAATTCTCGTCGCGAACCGCGGGGAAATTGCCCGGCGGATCTTTAGAACCTGCCGGACCATGGGGATCCAAACGGTGGCCGTGTACTCCGAGGCGGACAAGGGTGCGGTTCACGTTCGAGAGGCCGATGAGGCCGTGCAAATTGGCCCCCCTCCCGCTGCCCAGAGCTATCTCAATATGGACGCCGTCATCCGGGCCGCCAAAGAAACCGGGGCGGAAGCCGTCCACCCGGGTTATGGATTTTTATCGGAAAACGGGGATTTTGCAGAACGGTGCGAGAGAGAGGGGCTGGTGTTTATCGGCCCTTCTCCGGAGGTCATCCGGGCCATGGGCAGCAAAATCGAAGCGAGACGGCGGATGCAGGCGGCGGGTGTGCCCGTGGTGCCAGGTACCGAACGTCCGGTGGACACTTTGGAAGAAGCGATGGAGGCTGCAGAAGGGATCGGATATCCGCTGATGGTCAAAGCCAGCGCCGGCGGGGGCGGAATCGGGATGAGCCGGGTGGAGACACCGGAAGAACTGAAAAAAACCTTTGAGTCCACCCGAGCCCGTGCGGTAAATTTTTTTGGGGACGGAGCGTTATTTCTGGAAAAGTGGGTGGAGGGGCCCCGGCATATTGAGGTCCAGGTGGCGGTCGACGCCCACGGGAATGCGGTTCACCTATTCGAACGGGAGTGTTCGGTTCAGCGCCGACACCAAAAAGTGGTGGAAGAAAGTCCGTCCCCATTCTTGAACGACGCGATGCGGGAGCGCCTGACGGCGGCGGCCCTGCGGGGGGCCACGGCCATCGGCTACCGCAACTTGGGCACCATGGAATTCCTCTTTGATGCGAAGGGCAACTTCTATTTCTTGGAGATGAACACCCGGCTGCAAGTCGAACATCCGGTGACGGAACTGATCACAGGGCTGGATTTGGTGGAGTGGCAGATCCGGATCGCCGCCGGAGAAAGGTTGCCCGTTCTGGAGACGCCCGCCCGGCGGGGAGCGGCGGTGGAATGCCGGGTGTACGCGGAAGACCCCGTCCGTTTTCTGCCTTCCCCGGGCACCGTTACCGCCTTGGCGTGGCCCGAGGCGGTGAGGGTGGATACCGGGGTGGAGAAAGGGTCTGCTGTGACGCCGTTTTACGACCCGATGATCGCCAAGATCATCGCCCACGGGTCCACCCGGGAGGAGGCCCTGGCACGCATGGAACGAGCCCTGTCCGAAACCAGGATTGAGGGCATTAAAACGAATCTTCCATTCCTGTTGGAGGTGATGCGGAACACGGAGTTTCGGCGGGGAAGCTATGATACGGGACTTGTCCAAAAGATGCAAAACGGCAAGGCGTGA
- a CDS encoding acetyl-CoA carboxylase biotin carboxyl carrier protein subunit, translated as MAEVKASMGGTVWKILVKPGDVVEAGQDVVILESMKMEIPVTAESGGKVVEVCKGEGEFVQEEETLVRLEP; from the coding sequence GTGGCCGAAGTCAAAGCGAGTATGGGCGGCACGGTGTGGAAGATTTTGGTTAAGCCCGGAGATGTGGTGGAAGCAGGCCAGGATGTTGTGATTCTGGAATCGATGAAAATGGAAATTCCAGTTACGGCCGAATCCGGGGGTAAAGTGGTGGAAGTGTGCAAGGGCGAGGGCGAATTCGTGCAAGAAGAGGAAACCCTGGTTCGCCTTGAGCCATAA
- a CDS encoding enoyl-CoA hydratase-related protein, with protein MAEENRDNESSDPVLLETDGPVAIVALNRPEAMNALNFETLVCLGDIVEDLRGRRDIRAVIFTGKGRAFCVGADLKERRTLDEWQVRRNVRKIRDVFTAVEHLPQPTIAAIHGYAFGGGFELALACDFRFAAEETVMGLTETSLAIIPGAGGTQRLPRLIGPMRAKELIFTARRIRAPEAYDLGILTGFGSDPVAEARRLAKEIAENGPLAVAQAKFAIDRGLDASLATGLEIESSAYEVLIPTRDRVEALEAFKEKRPPRFRGE; from the coding sequence GTGGCAGAAGAGAATCGCGACAATGAAAGCAGCGATCCAGTTTTGCTGGAGACCGACGGCCCGGTGGCGATCGTCGCCTTGAATCGACCGGAGGCCATGAACGCCCTGAATTTTGAAACCCTGGTCTGTCTTGGTGATATCGTTGAAGATCTGCGGGGGCGGAGAGATATCCGGGCGGTGATCTTTACCGGCAAAGGGCGTGCATTTTGTGTCGGGGCCGATCTTAAGGAGAGGCGTACCCTGGATGAGTGGCAGGTTCGGCGAAATGTCCGCAAAATCCGCGACGTGTTTACAGCGGTGGAGCATTTGCCCCAACCCACCATCGCAGCGATTCACGGGTATGCTTTCGGCGGAGGGTTTGAATTGGCCCTCGCGTGCGATTTTCGCTTTGCGGCAGAGGAAACGGTCATGGGACTCACTGAGACGAGTCTGGCGATCATTCCCGGGGCCGGGGGCACTCAGCGGCTGCCGCGGTTGATCGGTCCCATGCGGGCCAAGGAATTGATTTTTACAGCCAGGAGGATTCGGGCCCCGGAAGCCTACGATCTGGGGATTCTCACCGGGTTCGGATCCGATCCGGTGGCTGAGGCCCGGCGACTGGCCAAGGAGATCGCCGAGAACGGGCCCTTGGCCGTTGCCCAGGCCAAATTCGCCATTGACCGGGGTCTCGACGCCAGTCTCGCGACCGGGCTGGAGATCGAGTCGTCGGCCTACGAGGTGCTGATCCCGACCCGGGACCGGGTGGAAGCGCTGGAGGCCTTTAAGGAGAAACGCCCACCCCGCTTTCGGGGGGAGTGA
- a CDS encoding methyl-accepting chemotaxis protein, translated as MAIGIKGKVLGLFSLVIILGTAAMGTFASLMMSTEVAQSSTQKLTSDLKMVRVLLDARLPGEWSIRDGQLYKGERPVAGASAVVDQVAGATGDVVTLFQGDTRVVTSAKSAGGAPATGTKAAPEVVQAVLQGNQSFTGYADVLGQRQATAYEPLKDARGQTIGMLGVSLPMDLYHQLERDFQLKVLLFGIAGLAVAIAASWWVADRMAKPLVQATAVARRVAEGDLEVEEISHRSKDELGVLVASLNGMVSSLRALIKKVSHTAEQVAAASQQLFASSEQTVALTHHIAEKIQQVAGGSQAQVRQSEESATAVSEMAVGTQRIAESATLVSESSLETASRSEAGNERVQGAVRQMDAIGRSVQESAKAIALLNERSKQIGQIVEVISGIAAQTNLLALNAAIEAARAGEHGRGFVVVADEVRKLAEQSKGSADEIARLIESIQADTGHSVEAMDTVTREVRSGMEAVQEAGREFEHILTAVRRVADQIQEISAATEELSAGAQEISATVSHMAKIAEGAMETTSRAAEASEEQLAAMEQVSSAAQSLSRMAQELQEMIHRFKF; from the coding sequence ATGGCGATCGGGATTAAAGGCAAGGTGTTAGGGCTGTTCTCGTTGGTGATTATTCTGGGTACGGCGGCGATGGGTACATTTGCGTCGTTGATGATGTCCACCGAGGTGGCGCAATCGTCAACCCAAAAACTGACCTCCGATTTGAAAATGGTTCGTGTTTTGCTCGATGCTCGGCTCCCCGGCGAATGGTCAATACGAGATGGGCAATTGTATAAGGGTGAACGGCCGGTGGCGGGCGCCAGCGCGGTGGTGGATCAGGTGGCCGGGGCGACGGGTGACGTCGTCACACTGTTTCAGGGCGATACCCGGGTTGTCACCAGTGCCAAATCCGCCGGGGGAGCTCCGGCAACCGGAACGAAGGCGGCTCCAGAGGTGGTGCAGGCCGTTCTTCAGGGAAATCAATCCTTCACGGGTTACGCGGACGTATTGGGACAGCGTCAGGCCACCGCCTATGAGCCGCTCAAGGACGCCCGGGGGCAAACGATTGGGATGCTTGGCGTGAGCCTTCCCATGGATCTTTACCACCAGCTGGAGAGGGATTTTCAGCTAAAAGTATTGCTTTTTGGAATTGCGGGACTGGCGGTGGCGATCGCGGCTTCATGGTGGGTGGCGGACCGCATGGCCAAGCCCTTGGTTCAAGCGACGGCGGTGGCCCGGCGGGTGGCGGAAGGCGATTTGGAGGTCGAGGAGATCAGCCACAGGTCGAAGGATGAGCTCGGGGTGTTGGTGGCCAGCCTGAATGGCATGGTGAGCAGTCTTCGGGCCCTGATCAAAAAAGTGAGCCACACCGCCGAACAGGTGGCGGCCGCCTCCCAGCAGCTGTTCGCCAGTTCCGAGCAGACGGTGGCTCTCACCCATCACATTGCGGAAAAAATTCAGCAGGTGGCGGGCGGCTCCCAGGCCCAGGTGAGACAATCGGAAGAGAGCGCCACGGCGGTGAGCGAAATGGCGGTGGGCACCCAGCGCATCGCGGAATCGGCCACCCTCGTCTCGGAGTCCTCTTTGGAGACGGCGTCCCGGTCCGAGGCGGGGAACGAGCGGGTGCAGGGCGCCGTTCGCCAGATGGATGCCATTGGGCGGTCGGTTCAGGAGTCGGCCAAGGCCATTGCATTGTTGAATGAACGGTCAAAACAGATTGGCCAAATTGTCGAAGTGATCTCGGGAATCGCGGCCCAAACCAATCTGTTGGCGCTCAACGCCGCCATTGAAGCGGCCCGGGCCGGGGAACACGGTCGAGGGTTTGTGGTGGTGGCGGACGAGGTCCGGAAGTTGGCGGAGCAGTCAAAGGGCTCGGCGGACGAGATCGCCCGGCTCATTGAGTCGATTCAGGCGGACACCGGTCATTCGGTGGAAGCTATGGACACGGTGACCCGGGAAGTACGCTCGGGCATGGAAGCCGTTCAAGAGGCGGGGCGGGAATTCGAACACATCTTAACAGCGGTGCGGCGGGTGGCCGACCAAATTCAAGAGATCTCCGCCGCCACCGAGGAACTCTCCGCCGGAGCCCAAGAGATTTCCGCAACGGTGAGCCACATGGCCAAGATTGCCGAAGGGGCGATGGAGACAACTTCCCGGGCGGCGGAAGCCTCGGAGGAACAATTGGCCGCGATGGAACAGGTTTCGAGCGCCGCCCAGTCTCTCAGCCGGATGGCCCAGGAATTGCAGGAGATGATTCATCGATTCAAATTCTGA